A segment of the Candidatus Nanopelagicales bacterium genome:
ATTGATGTCATGGGATGCCTTGTCGTGTGCTGACGGTTGGGCAGTTGTCGGCGCAACAATCGGTGACGGTGAACATGGTGCGCCAACATCGTTCATCTTTGAACAAGAAGGTCAGTTCTGGATTCCAAAGGAGCAGGCAGACGTGTGTGGCACCGTTGACTACAGCAAGACCCCAACGGCGTATCCAGCGGACGCAACAATTCCCGAGGCACTTTTCGAAGGCGGATGTCTCGCTGGCTAAGGAGCACGGTTACATGAAAGAGGGGCACCGGATTTGCGGTGCCCCTCATTCATTGCAGAGCCCCCAGTCGGAATCGAACCAACGACATCCTCATTACAAGTGAGGTGCTCTACCAACTGAGCTATAGGGGCAGGCTGATAAGTCTAGAAGAGTGCTCGCAGGGACGTGATTCGCCCTCAGAATCGGGGTTTATAGGGGGAGTTGTCGCGATCACAACGTTTACATGGGATCAGGCGCGAAAGTAACGATTTGGCTGGTTTCGGAAAAAGATTCTTCAACTCTTCCCATTGCGGCAACTTGATGTATATATTCACGCCACAGGCGAAAGACCCAAGGCAGCGACCCCCGTCGTTGCTAACAACCGGAGGAATAATGAAGAAGACTCTTATCGGCGCAGCAGCTCTTGGCATGGTTGCAGCAGCAGCTCTCGTTGCAGCACCAGCACAGGCAGCTACCTCGAACGTCAACGTTCAGGTCAAGCTCGTCGACTCATCAATCTTGGCATCAGACGGTGTGCCAGCAGCGAAGACTGCTTGCGTGACCGAAGATGGCCCAGCAGCAGGCGCAACTTTGAAGACCCCAATCGTGTTCAAGGACAAGTCAGGCAAGGTTGTTGGCACCGGCAAGGTAACTAAGGTCAGCCTTACTTACGCAGGTGGCGACTTCGCAGGCTTCTTTACCTGCACCGTGTCAGGCGTTGTCAGGGTTGACACTGCAAAGGCAGCAACCGTGACTGTGGGCAAGACCGCTCCAGTCAAGGTCACCGCAGCTGGCATCACGAAGGACAAGAACTTCGTGAAGATCGAACTCTCAGCAGCTGAGTAATTCTCGACGCTGAAATCCCCCTGTCGACCTTAGGGTTGGCAGGGGGATTGTCGTTTTCGTGAGGGGATTTCGCTTTCAGCGGATCTTCGCGTACCTTAAAAGGGTCATCAACCGATGACTGGGAGCTTTAGAGCTCACGAGCGAGTCTTGATCTTTCGCGGCCAACTGTCGCCATTCGAGACACGCAAATTCGTCTCGAATGAGAGTTGTGTTTGTTATGCCTACTTCCCCTGCCTCAAATCCTTCGTTCACCGATCTTGGTGTTGACCCAGCCTTCGCGTCGGCTCTGGCCCGCCAAGGAATCATGGAACCGTTCGCAATTCAGGTAGCAACATTGCCTGACGCAATTGCTGGTCGTGATGTCCTGGCCCGTGCCCAAACAGGATCAGGAAAGACCCTTGCCTTCGGCCTCGCGGCGCTGACCAACTTGCTTGGTAAGACCGCGCATCGCCGTCAGCCACTCAGCTTGATTTTGGTGCCTACCCGCGAGTTGGCAATGCAGGTCAATGACACACTTCGCCCAATTGCAGATGCTGCTGAACTTCGCTTGCGTCTCATCGCCGGCGGTATGCCATACGCAAAGCAGATCGATGCACTTGATCGTGGTGTGCACATGCTCGTTGCAACGCCAGGTCGTTTGATGGACCTTGCGGACCGTGGATCCGTTGACTTAAGCAGTGTTGAAATCACGGTGCTTGATGAAGCTGACCAGATGGCAGACATGGGCTTCATGCCAATCGTCCGTGAAATCTTGGACCTCACCAAGCCAGGAAGTCAGCGCTTGTTGTTCAGTGCGACGCTTGATGGCGACGTTGATGCTTTGCGCAAGGCATACATGAACAATCCTGTTACCCATTCCCTCGCACCATCGTCTGCATCCGTTGACACGATGGAGCATCACGTTCTTCTCGTGCACCCGATGGACAAAGAACTCATCACCACGCAGATTGCTGCACGCGAAGGTCGCACGATTTTGTTCGCACGCACCCAAGCTGGTGTAGATCGCATCGCTGATCACTTGCAGTCACAAGGTGTTGCCGCTGGCGCACTTCATGGTGGCAAGACTCAAGCAGTGCGTACTCGCACCTTGGATGCATTTAAGAATGGCGTGACTCCAGTGCTTGTTGCAACGGACGTTGCAGCTCGCGGTATTCACGTCGATGGAATTTCTTTGGTTCTACACGTTGACGCTCCAAGTGATCCAAAGGATTACTTGCACCGTGCCGGTCGCACGGCTCGCGCAGGTGAGTCCGGCACCGTTGTCATCCTCGCCGCTCCAAAGCAACAGCGCACAGTTTCGGCACTTACTTCACGCGCGGGCGTTGACCCAGATGTAAAGCGCGTTCGCCCAATGGATCAGCACTTGGTTGAAGTAACAGGTGCGCGCGAACCTTCAGGTGAGCCTTGGTTCCCACCACGCGAGCCTGCTCGCGGTGGTCGCGGTGGTTCACGTTATGGCAGTGGTGGCGGCGATCGTGGCCGCTCATCAGGTGGGCGCTCAGATCGCGGACCACGTCGTGATGATCGCGCACCACGTTCTTTTGATGACCGCCCTGCACGTTCATACGAAGATCGCCCAGCGCGCACGTACAACGATCGCCCACCACGTTCTTTTGATGATCGTGCTCCGCGTCGTGATGACCGTGCACCACGTTCTTTTGATGATCGTGCTCCGCGTCGTGATGACCGTGCACCACGTTCTTTTGATGATCGTGCTCCGCGTCGTGATGACCGCGCACCACGTTCTTTTGATGATCGTGCTCCGCGTCGTGATGACCGCGCACCACGTTCTTTTGATGATCGTGCTCCGCGTCGTGATGACCGCGCACCA
Coding sequences within it:
- a CDS encoding DEAD/DEAH box helicase, producing the protein MPTSPASNPSFTDLGVDPAFASALARQGIMEPFAIQVATLPDAIAGRDVLARAQTGSGKTLAFGLAALTNLLGKTAHRRQPLSLILVPTRELAMQVNDTLRPIADAAELRLRLIAGGMPYAKQIDALDRGVHMLVATPGRLMDLADRGSVDLSSVEITVLDEADQMADMGFMPIVREILDLTKPGSQRLLFSATLDGDVDALRKAYMNNPVTHSLAPSSASVDTMEHHVLLVHPMDKELITTQIAAREGRTILFARTQAGVDRIADHLQSQGVAAGALHGGKTQAVRTRTLDAFKNGVTPVLVATDVAARGIHVDGISLVLHVDAPSDPKDYLHRAGRTARAGESGTVVILAAPKQQRTVSALTSRAGVDPDVKRVRPMDQHLVEVTGAREPSGEPWFPPREPARGGRGGSRYGSGGGDRGRSSGGRSDRGPRRDDRAPRSFDDRPARSYEDRPARTYNDRPPRSFDDRAPRRDDRAPRSFDDRAPRRDDRAPRSFDDRAPRRDDRAPRSFDDRAPRRDDRAPRSFDDRAPRRDDRAPRSFDDRAPRKFDDRPARSSNDRPARSYDDRAPRRDDRAPRNFDDRGPRKFDDRAPRKFDDRPARSSSDRPARTYNDRPARSYDDRAPRRDDRAPRSFDDRAPRKFDDRPARSSSDRPARSYDDRPARSGAGAPKRADKPRHGSVARKAAAGGRPAKSGPAKRKGAPASARKGR